The Triticum aestivum cultivar Chinese Spring chromosome 5A, IWGSC CS RefSeq v2.1, whole genome shotgun sequence genomic sequence CCAGCTTGAGGAGGATGATGAGATGTTTGACAACGGCAAGGCCAGACACTACGACACCTAGTTTTAGTCATAGTGTAGCTAGTTTTGGTCTCAATGTTGTGGTAGGGATGTTTAATTGTGATTGTATAAACCTAAGAGAGTCATCTCCACTAACTTATTTATCCCAGCATCAAGCATGCCACCTCATCGTACAATTATGAATGAGATAAGACTCGCCTCAATCCAACTGTATATGGAAAAATCCATTTAATTCTTCTACTTATGTCGATAAATATTGTTACAATTATACATAACCAAATATGTATTTTTAACTTTGGCTGTCATATTATGAACCTATATTTTCATCAACCAATTCCGGTATCCTCTAGTTTATACATGTTTTATGTATAATGTGCAGCGGTTGTTTAATTACGCAATGAAATACTcattccgtcccaaaataagtgtcgctgatttagtacaactttgttaATTAGGTTATGAAAATATGGGTATGCAGAAAAAAAAATGCAGGCAGCTAAAATTTCTCTCTCCTCCATCCAAAATGGATTTGGGTAGCAAAATTTTGATCTGCTATTGGAGATGTTGTGGAGAATCTTCGATCGTTTTCATACTGAGCCACGGATGATGTTACAATTGTCGCCAAAGCCCGGCCGGGGACGCAACATGTTGAACGAGCGGCGAGCGGCCCAGGCGGGCGTGGCCACGAACTCCCTCATCCCAACCACGCCCACACGTTTTTTATCTACTTTCCCCTCGATCGGCCTTGAGCCCTGAGCAACAGGATAGCCCGGGTCACGGGAAAACACCAATCCGCCGAAAAAATAACGCAGGGGCgagtgagaaaaaaaaagagaacggATGCATCCCGTGTCGACGCAACGCCTGGCGCCCGTCCCCAGCGCCAACGCCAGCGCCAACCACCAGCGCGCGCTTCTCCCGCCGTCTCCTCTGCAGCTTCGGCCACGGACCAGCACCAGGTCCTCGgcgtccgccagatcggcgccgcgcGCCGTCTCGCCCGCGACCCCAACCACCGCAGCCACCAACGACCCGGACGCCGGCGCGCAGCCAGGTCAGTTGCCAGCCACCATGAACTAGCTCCTGTCTTTTGACTTTCAAGACAATGGGTAGGGTTACGCCATGCCATGCCACGACTGAACTGCACACTGAAACTTAGTCCGTGCTTGCGCAGATAAGTGGGCGGAGTTCGCGGCGCGGGTGTCCGGCGAGTGGGACGGCTTCGGCGCGGACTTCACGGTGGCCGGCGAGCCCGTGGAGCTGCCGGCCAACGTGGTCCCGGACGCGTACCGCGAGTGGGGGGTCCAGGTCTTCGACTGGCAGACGCAGTGCCCCACCCTGGCCGACCCCGCCGCGCCGGGCGCGCTCCACTAccgcctcgtccgcctcctccccaCCGTCGGCTGCGAGGCCGACGCCGCCACCGTGCACACCTCCCACCAGCGCCACGTCTCCTCCGCCACCGCCTTCACCTACAGCGGCGGGGGCTCCTACGTGGCCACGTGGCCCAAGGGCCCCTCGGCCGTGCTGGAGGTGGAGCACTGCATCTGCCACCCGGACAACGCGGAGGTGCGGGTCAGGCTGGTGCAGACGGTGGCGCTGGCCAAGGACGCGGCCCGGCTGCGCGGCGTCAAGGTGTTCTCCGAGCAGTGGTACGGCCCCTACCGCAACGGCGACCAGCTCGGCGGCTGCGCGCTCCGCGAGTCCGCCTTCGCCGCCGGTGAGAGGCTCGCCGCGTCGGAGGTGGCGGGGCAGTGGGAGAGCGCCGCCAGGTTTTCCGGCGCGCTGGACCCCGTGACGGTGAGCATCCTCCTGCAGCACGTACCGCACAGTCCATCGACATCGAAGATAGCCGTGCGTGACACTGACATGTCTGGTGTGCAGGGCAAGTTCGCGGGGCTGGAGCCGGATCAGGAGCCGCGGAGGACAGCGAGGGACGGtgccggcgtggtgacgctgctgcCGAAGCAGCTGTGGAGCTCGCTCAAGGTGAGCGGCGACGGCGAGGACGGCGAGGTGGTGTGCGAGGTCGGGTGGCTGCTGGGCCACGGCAGCGCGGTCACGTCGACGTGCGTCCTCTCTAGAGACGGAGACGTCAAGGTAAACTTGTGTCACTTGCTGCTACTGCGAAAATAAAACTCCTACAGTTCTTTCTTAAT encodes the following:
- the LOC123105752 gene encoding uncharacterized protein isoform X1 translates to MHPVSTQRLAPVPSANASANHQRALLPPSPLQLRPRTSTRSSASARSAPRAVSPATPTTAATNDPDAGAQPDKWAEFAARVSGEWDGFGADFTVAGEPVELPANVVPDAYREWGVQVFDWQTQCPTLADPAAPGALHYRLVRLLPTVGCEADAATVHTSHQRHVSSATAFTYSGGGSYVATWPKGPSAVLEVEHCICHPDNAEVRVRLVQTVALAKDAARLRGVKVFSEQWYGPYRNGDQLGGCALRESAFAAGERLAASEVAGQWESAARFSGALDPVTGKFAGLEPDQEPRRTARDGAGVVTLLPKQLWSSLKVSGDGEDGEVVCEVGWLLGHGSAVTSTCVLSRDGDVKEIAAAQETRVSEAT
- the LOC123105752 gene encoding uncharacterized protein isoform X2 — protein: MHPVSTQRLAPVPSANASANHQRALLPPSPLQLRPRTSTRSSASARSAPRAVSPATPTTAATNDPDAGAQPDKWAEFAARVSGEWDGFGADFTVAGEPVELPANVVPDAYREWGVQVFDWQTQCPTLADPAAPGALHYRLVRLLPTVGCEADAATVHTSHQRHVSSATAFTYSGGGSYVATWPKGPSAVLEVEHCICHPDNAEVRVRLVQTVALAKDAARLRGVKVFSEQWYGPYRNGDQLGGCALRESAFAAGERLAASEVAGQWESAARFSGALDPVTGKFAGLEPDQEPRRTARDGAGVVTLLPKQLWSSLKVSGDGEDGEVVCEVGWLLGHGSAVTSTR